The Corynebacterium jeddahense genome has a window encoding:
- the sufB gene encoding Fe-S cluster assembly protein SufB, whose product MCNRSPSSRTGTASAQPTSHSPLRRELTRKERLTMTEVKPTPGLEKPMNDDEIIESIGAYNYGWHDSDVAGASARRGLNEDVVRDISRIKGEPEWMLHQRLKALEIFDKKPMPTWGADLSDIDFDNIKYYVRSTEQQAASWDDLPEDIKNTYDKLGIPEAEKQRLVAGVAAQYESEVVYHQIREDLEEKGVIFVDTDTALREHEDLFKEYFGSVIPAGDNKFSALNTAVWSGGSFIYVPPGVHVDIPLQAYFRINTENMGQFERTLIIVDEDAYVHYVEGCTAPIYKSDSLHSAVVEIIVKKGGRCRYTTIQNWSGNVYNLVTKRAKAEEGATMEWVDGNIGSKVTMKYPAVWMTGEHARGEVLSVAFAGEGQFQDTGAKMTHMAPHTSSSIVSKSVARGGGRAAYRGLVQVNANAHHSVSNVECDALLVDDISRSDTYPYNDIRNDRVTLGHEAKVSKVSEDQLFYLMSRGIPEEEAMAMIVRGFVEPIAKELPMEYALELNRLIELQMEGSVG is encoded by the coding sequence ATGTGCAACCGCTCGCCCTCATCTCGGACGGGCACGGCGTCTGCACAACCAACATCCCACTCGCCGCTGCGGCGAGAACTCACACGAAAGGAGCGGCTGACAATGACTGAAGTGAAGCCCACGCCAGGCCTTGAAAAGCCGATGAACGACGACGAAATCATCGAGTCCATCGGCGCCTACAACTACGGCTGGCACGACTCCGACGTCGCCGGCGCCTCCGCGCGCCGCGGCCTGAACGAGGACGTGGTGCGCGACATCTCCCGCATCAAGGGGGAGCCGGAGTGGATGCTCCACCAGCGTCTCAAGGCCCTCGAGATCTTCGACAAGAAGCCCATGCCGACGTGGGGTGCGGATCTCTCCGACATCGACTTCGACAACATCAAGTACTACGTGCGCTCCACCGAGCAGCAGGCGGCGAGCTGGGACGACCTGCCGGAGGACATCAAGAACACCTACGACAAGCTGGGCATCCCCGAGGCGGAGAAGCAGCGCCTCGTCGCCGGCGTCGCGGCGCAGTACGAGTCCGAGGTGGTCTACCACCAGATTCGCGAGGACCTCGAGGAAAAGGGCGTCATCTTCGTCGACACCGACACCGCCCTGCGCGAGCACGAGGACCTGTTCAAGGAGTACTTCGGCTCAGTGATCCCGGCCGGCGACAACAAGTTCTCGGCGCTCAACACCGCCGTGTGGTCGGGTGGGTCCTTCATCTACGTCCCGCCGGGGGTCCACGTGGACATCCCGCTGCAGGCGTACTTCCGCATCAACACGGAGAACATGGGCCAGTTCGAGCGCACCCTCATCATCGTGGACGAGGACGCGTACGTGCACTACGTCGAGGGCTGCACCGCCCCGATCTACAAGTCGGACTCGCTGCACTCCGCGGTGGTGGAGATCATCGTGAAGAAGGGCGGGCGCTGCCGCTACACCACCATCCAGAACTGGTCGGGCAACGTCTACAACCTGGTGACCAAGCGCGCCAAGGCCGAGGAGGGCGCGACCATGGAGTGGGTCGACGGCAACATCGGCTCGAAGGTGACCATGAAGTACCCGGCCGTGTGGATGACCGGCGAGCACGCCCGCGGCGAGGTGCTCTCGGTCGCGTTCGCTGGCGAGGGCCAGTTCCAGGACACCGGCGCGAAGATGACGCACATGGCGCCGCACACCTCCTCGTCCATCGTGTCCAAGTCGGTGGCTCGCGGCGGCGGCCGCGCCGCCTACCGCGGACTGGTGCAGGTCAACGCTAACGCGCACCACTCCGTCTCCAACGTCGAGTGCGACGCGCTGCTCGTCGACGACATCTCGCGCTCCGACACGTACCCCTACAACGACATCCGCAACGACCGGGTCACGCTCGGCCACGAGGCGAAGGTGTCCAAGGTCTCCGAGGACCAGCTGTTCTACCTCATGTCCCGCGGCATCCCCGAGGAGGAGGCCATGGCGATGATCGTGCGCGGCTTCGTCGAGCCGATCGCCAAGGAGCTGCCGATGGAGTACGCCCTCGAACTCAACCGCCTCATCGAGCTGCAAATGGAAGGATCGGTGGGCTAA
- a CDS encoding helix-turn-helix transcriptional regulator, translating into MVLTPTQPAASPSRGGGETRSQVMSVLLKRAPVAAADVADELGLSTAGVRRHLDRLVEDGLAETCAPRAVAGEEQGRGRPAKHFRLTAAGRAQFGSDYDALAVEAVDLIAELGGEDAVRRFAQARAERIFAGVEPVSRDEATVPSEATGPSEAAVRRVAAALEAHGYVPSLRRTAAGIQICQHHCPVSAVAAAYPEFCEAEHEVLAKLVDTHVQPLALISDGHGVCTTNIPLAAAARTHTKGAADND; encoded by the coding sequence GTGGTGCTCACACCAACGCAGCCGGCGGCGTCTCCCTCCCGCGGCGGCGGGGAGACCCGCTCGCAGGTGATGTCGGTGCTGCTGAAACGTGCCCCGGTCGCGGCGGCCGACGTGGCGGACGAGCTCGGCCTCTCCACCGCGGGGGTGCGCCGCCACCTGGACAGGCTCGTCGAGGACGGCCTCGCCGAGACCTGCGCGCCCCGCGCGGTCGCCGGGGAGGAGCAGGGCCGGGGCCGGCCGGCGAAGCACTTCCGGCTCACCGCCGCGGGGCGGGCGCAGTTCGGGTCGGACTACGACGCGCTCGCGGTCGAGGCCGTCGACCTCATCGCCGAGCTCGGGGGCGAGGACGCGGTGCGCCGCTTCGCGCAGGCCCGGGCGGAGCGGATCTTCGCCGGGGTCGAGCCCGTTTCCCGGGACGAGGCGACGGTGCCTTCCGAGGCCACCGGCCCATCCGAGGCTGCGGTGCGCCGCGTCGCCGCCGCGCTCGAGGCGCACGGGTACGTGCCCAGCCTCAGGCGCACGGCCGCCGGCATCCAGATCTGCCAGCACCACTGCCCGGTCTCCGCGGTCGCGGCAGCCTACCCCGAGTTCTGCGAGGCGGAGCACGAGGTGCTGGCGAAGCTCGTCGATACGCATGTGCAACCGCTCGCCCTCATCTCGGACGGGCACGGCGTCTGCACAACCAACATCCCACTCGCCGCTGCGGCGAGAACTCACACGAAAGGAGCGGCTGACAATGACTGA
- the mptB gene encoding polyprenol phosphomannose-dependent alpha 1,6 mannosyltransferase MptB: MGHPGSRSAQLHVSGRTATLAGPPRERARFQALRLLGLVGTMLIALGAVGGGALPVVENPWFRGPLGALMSPMMLASSSLVLVGTGCLVAAWLCMAPFVGASAGPPRIDAPVVLRTFIAWVLPLMATAPLFTQDIYSYLANGSIVRQGLDPYSAGPVELLGVDHHLARSVPFIWAHSPSPYGPVALGIAGAISSLTGDSIFWGVLDHRVVSVAGILAAAWGIAALARRCGVAVPAALWLGVLNPLTVLHLVGGIHNEAVMMGFVLVGFEVGLRGIDALPRTRGWVLVAASGVLLSCAGLVKVSGFVGLGFTGMALARALRIDGRLRGPAALGAAAAVQAAALLATSVAVSLGTGIGFGWVTGQGGAASIRSWLSLTTDIGVASGALGMLLGLGDHTGAMLTVTRSAGLAVAAAFMARMLWATYRGAIHPVGGLGVATLVLVVLFPVVHPWYPLWAILPMAAWANRLFFRASVAGYSALVSFLVLPRGLRLQPPAIATIYGCAIVGFALLVACVWLVFRVRGRARSTLKVHE; encoded by the coding sequence ATGGGCCACCCCGGCTCGCGCTCGGCGCAGCTGCACGTCAGCGGCCGCACCGCCACGCTCGCGGGCCCGCCGCGGGAGCGGGCGCGCTTCCAGGCGCTGCGGCTCCTCGGGCTCGTCGGCACGATGCTCATCGCCCTCGGCGCGGTCGGGGGCGGGGCGCTGCCGGTCGTGGAAAACCCATGGTTCCGCGGCCCGCTCGGCGCGCTCATGAGCCCGATGATGCTCGCCTCGAGCTCGCTCGTCCTCGTCGGCACCGGTTGCCTCGTCGCCGCGTGGCTGTGCATGGCTCCCTTCGTCGGGGCGTCCGCGGGGCCGCCGCGTATCGACGCCCCAGTGGTCCTGCGCACCTTCATCGCCTGGGTCCTGCCGCTCATGGCCACCGCTCCCCTGTTCACCCAGGACATCTACTCGTACCTCGCGAACGGCTCGATCGTGCGCCAGGGGCTCGACCCCTATTCGGCGGGCCCCGTCGAGCTGCTCGGCGTCGACCACCACCTCGCCCGCTCCGTGCCCTTCATCTGGGCGCACTCGCCGAGCCCGTACGGCCCGGTGGCGCTCGGGATCGCCGGCGCGATCTCCTCGCTCACCGGCGACTCCATCTTCTGGGGCGTGCTCGACCACCGCGTGGTCTCTGTCGCCGGGATCCTCGCGGCGGCCTGGGGCATCGCGGCGCTGGCGCGACGCTGTGGCGTGGCGGTGCCGGCGGCGCTGTGGCTCGGGGTGCTCAACCCGCTCACCGTTCTCCACCTCGTCGGCGGCATCCACAACGAGGCCGTCATGATGGGCTTCGTCCTCGTCGGTTTCGAGGTGGGGCTGCGCGGCATCGACGCCCTCCCCCGCACTCGCGGGTGGGTGCTCGTGGCGGCCTCGGGCGTCCTGCTCAGCTGCGCGGGGCTAGTGAAGGTGAGTGGGTTCGTCGGGCTCGGGTTCACCGGCATGGCGCTCGCGCGGGCGCTGCGCATCGACGGCCGGCTGCGCGGCCCCGCCGCGCTCGGCGCCGCGGCGGCGGTGCAGGCCGCGGCGCTGCTTGCCACCTCGGTGGCGGTCTCGCTCGGGACCGGCATCGGCTTCGGGTGGGTCACGGGGCAGGGCGGAGCTGCGTCGATACGCAGCTGGCTCTCGCTCACCACCGACATCGGCGTGGCCAGCGGCGCGCTCGGCATGCTGCTCGGGCTCGGCGACCACACCGGCGCGATGCTCACCGTGACGCGCTCGGCGGGGCTCGCCGTGGCGGCCGCGTTCATGGCGCGCATGCTGTGGGCGACGTACCGGGGCGCGATCCACCCGGTCGGCGGGCTCGGGGTGGCCACGCTCGTGCTCGTCGTCCTCTTCCCCGTCGTGCACCCGTGGTACCCGCTCTGGGCGATCCTGCCGATGGCGGCGTGGGCGAACCGGCTCTTCTTCCGCGCCTCGGTCGCCGGCTACAGCGCCCTGGTAAGCTTCCTCGTCCTGCCGCGCGGGCTGCGGCTGCAGCCGCCTGCGATCGCGACGATCTACGGCTGCGCCATCGTCGGGTTCGCGCTGCTCGTCGCGTGTGTCTGGCTCGTCTTTCGGGTCCGCGGCCGGGCCAGGTCTACACTCAAGGTCCATGAGTGA
- a CDS encoding ABC transporter ATP-binding protein yields MSDSALVVDNVVKRFGDKTAVDGLSFSARRGQLLALLGPNGAGKTTTIEMCEGFTQPTSGRIEVLGIDPVAHPQQVRDRIGIMLQGGGSYAGLSVREMLKLAASYNRNPHDPAWLMRLLGLEGVAGTTYRRLSGGQQQRLSLALAMIGRPELIFLDEPTAGMDAQSRLAVWDIISAMKRDGVTVVLTTHLMDEAETLADDVVIIDHGSVVAHGTPADLTSHEEFPVIAVETAEELDLRPLNAELSPLGLTAETVRPHSYRVRGNGSPEVVEKLASVAARQGVLIRELSVSHRNLEDVFLDITGKELRS; encoded by the coding sequence ATGAGTGACAGCGCCCTCGTCGTCGACAACGTGGTGAAGCGTTTCGGCGACAAAACGGCGGTCGACGGGCTCTCCTTCAGCGCGCGGCGCGGGCAGCTGCTCGCGTTGCTGGGCCCGAACGGCGCCGGCAAGACCACCACCATCGAGATGTGCGAGGGCTTCACGCAGCCCACCTCGGGGCGCATCGAGGTGCTCGGCATCGACCCCGTGGCCCACCCGCAGCAGGTGCGCGACCGCATCGGCATCATGCTGCAGGGCGGCGGCTCCTACGCCGGCCTCTCGGTCAGGGAGATGCTCAAGCTCGCGGCGAGCTACAACCGCAACCCCCACGACCCAGCGTGGCTCATGCGGCTGCTCGGGCTCGAGGGTGTCGCGGGCACGACGTACCGCCGGCTCTCCGGCGGCCAGCAGCAGCGCCTCTCACTCGCGCTCGCGATGATCGGCCGGCCCGAGCTCATCTTTCTCGACGAGCCGACGGCCGGCATGGACGCCCAGTCCCGCCTCGCGGTGTGGGACATTATCTCGGCGATGAAGCGCGACGGGGTGACCGTCGTGCTCACCACGCACCTCATGGACGAGGCGGAGACCCTCGCCGACGACGTGGTCATCATCGACCACGGCAGCGTCGTCGCCCACGGCACACCCGCGGATCTGACGAGCCACGAGGAGTTTCCCGTCATCGCGGTGGAGACCGCGGAAGAGCTCGACCTGCGCCCGCTCAACGCGGAGCTTTCGCCCCTCGGGCTCACCGCGGAGACCGTCCGCCCGCACAGCTACCGGGTGCGCGGCAACGGGTCGCCGGAGGTCGTCGAGAAGCTGGCGAGCGTGGCGGCGCGGCAGGGCGTGCTCATCCGGGAGCTGTCGGTGTCGCACCGCAACCTCGAGGACGTGTTCCTCGACATCACGGGAAAGGAGCTGAGGAGCTAA
- a CDS encoding ABC transporter permease gives METKDVLQPGVFAPAPQRASFAAMATAQGRVEAKLILSHGEQLLVNLVIPAAILFAAHFAPILGDNTDFNLLVPMVFAIAATGAGFTGQAIAVAFDRRYGALKRTGASGVPAWTIIVGKILGVLAMVVVQIVVLGAIALALGWHVSVGGALFGLVTLLFGVSAFTAMGLLMGGTLSSEMVLALANLIWLVLMGILGWVGYAGDIADAGWWNAVPTVALAGALDQALQLHVNWPAWASLAAWAVVSITAAVRLFRFDG, from the coding sequence ATGGAAACTAAGGACGTGTTGCAGCCCGGCGTGTTCGCCCCCGCCCCGCAGCGGGCCTCGTTCGCCGCGATGGCGACGGCGCAGGGCCGCGTCGAGGCGAAGCTCATCCTCAGCCACGGCGAGCAGCTGCTGGTCAACCTGGTCATCCCCGCGGCGATCCTGTTCGCCGCGCACTTCGCGCCGATCCTCGGCGACAACACCGACTTCAACCTGCTCGTGCCCATGGTCTTCGCCATCGCCGCGACCGGCGCCGGCTTCACCGGCCAGGCGATCGCGGTCGCGTTCGACCGCCGCTACGGGGCCCTTAAGCGCACCGGCGCCTCCGGCGTGCCGGCGTGGACGATCATCGTGGGCAAAATCCTCGGCGTGCTCGCGATGGTGGTGGTGCAGATCGTCGTCCTCGGCGCCATCGCGCTCGCGCTCGGGTGGCACGTCTCCGTGGGCGGGGCACTGTTCGGCCTGGTCACCCTCCTCTTCGGCGTGTCCGCGTTCACCGCGATGGGCCTGCTCATGGGCGGGACGCTGAGCTCGGAGATGGTCCTCGCGCTCGCGAACCTCATCTGGCTCGTGCTCATGGGCATCCTCGGCTGGGTGGGCTACGCCGGCGACATCGCCGACGCCGGGTGGTGGAACGCGGTGCCCACCGTCGCGCTCGCCGGGGCCCTCGACCAGGCGCTGCAGCTGCACGTGAACTGGCCGGCGTGGGCCTCGCTCGCGGCGTGGGCCGTGGTCTCCATCACCGCAGCCGTGCGCCTGTTCCGGTTCGACGGCTAG
- a CDS encoding COX15/CtaA family protein, with protein MSTTTADHPATGRGAAWKEAWRDPSLHMQRTLAMVLLLCQGGITVTGSLVRVTGSGLGCNTWPLCHEGSLVPVEGAAPWVHQTIEFGNRLLTFVVGVAAILVLVAVYRAGRRRDIKALAWISLGGVVLQAVLGGISVLLDLRWWSVAVHFLPSMVLVWVAAMLYMRLAEPDGAAPTRRYPARAQHWTVIAAVALCCVLVTGTMVTGSGPHSGDSGVGMDGRLNLDTKVLAYVHAVCMYLYLISTLITAVLLHRTGAPEDARRTSWILVGLILVQWAIGVTQFRLGVPRWTIPAHIAMSSTVVAFSAFLFSHAKRRLPTLV; from the coding sequence GTGAGCACCACCACCGCCGACCACCCCGCAACCGGCCGCGGCGCCGCCTGGAAAGAGGCGTGGCGCGACCCGTCGCTGCACATGCAGCGCACCCTCGCCATGGTGCTACTGCTGTGCCAGGGCGGGATCACCGTGACCGGCTCGCTCGTGCGCGTCACCGGCTCCGGGCTCGGCTGCAACACGTGGCCGCTGTGCCACGAGGGCTCCCTCGTCCCGGTGGAGGGCGCCGCGCCGTGGGTCCACCAGACCATCGAGTTCGGCAACCGGCTGCTCACCTTCGTCGTCGGCGTCGCCGCAATTCTCGTGCTCGTCGCCGTGTACCGCGCCGGGCGCCGCCGCGACATCAAGGCGCTCGCCTGGATCTCGCTCGGCGGCGTCGTGCTGCAGGCCGTCCTCGGCGGCATCTCGGTGCTCCTCGACCTGCGCTGGTGGTCCGTCGCCGTGCACTTCCTGCCCTCGATGGTCCTTGTCTGGGTCGCCGCGATGCTCTACATGCGCCTCGCCGAGCCCGACGGCGCCGCGCCGACGCGCCGCTACCCCGCCCGCGCCCAGCACTGGACCGTCATCGCCGCCGTCGCGCTGTGCTGCGTGCTCGTCACCGGCACGATGGTCACCGGCTCCGGCCCGCACTCGGGCGACTCGGGCGTCGGTATGGACGGCCGCCTCAACCTGGACACGAAGGTGCTCGCCTACGTCCACGCGGTGTGCATGTACCTCTACCTCATCTCCACGCTCATCACCGCGGTGCTCCTCCACCGCACCGGCGCGCCCGAGGACGCGCGGCGCACGTCCTGGATCCTCGTCGGCCTCATCCTCGTGCAGTGGGCCATCGGCGTGACGCAGTTCCGCCTCGGCGTGCCCCGCTGGACCATCCCGGCGCACATCGCGATGTCGTCCACGGTCGTCGCCTTCTCCGCCTTCCTCTTCTCGCACGCGAAGCGCAGGTTGCCTACGCTCGTGTGA
- a CDS encoding quinone oxidoreductase family protein, with product MKAILVSRHGGPEVLEYTDVDAPVPGEGQLLVDVSFAGVNFIDTYFRSGTYPSEPPYIPGTEGCGRVVDDPRGEIAPGTLVAWHDAPGSYAEQVAVDRNRLVAVPEGVAPEVAASMLLQGMTSHYLLHGVRETAPGDTMVVTAGAGGVGLILTQMAAAEEATVYSVVSTDEKERLAYEAGAAKVFRYGPSLAEEIKAENGGRGVDVVYDGVGKDTFEMCLDVARPRGLVCSFGSASGDVEPFKIQELKSHGALFLTRPSLAHYVATDDEFLMRAQAVTRAVEDGTVKIRVNPPYELKNARQAHEDLQARRTTGSVVLAV from the coding sequence ATGAAAGCGATCCTCGTTTCCCGCCACGGCGGCCCCGAAGTCCTCGAGTACACCGACGTCGACGCCCCGGTGCCGGGCGAGGGGCAGTTGCTTGTCGACGTCAGCTTCGCCGGCGTCAACTTCATCGACACCTACTTCCGCTCCGGGACCTACCCGTCCGAACCGCCCTACATCCCCGGCACGGAGGGGTGCGGCCGAGTCGTCGACGACCCGCGCGGCGAGATCGCGCCCGGCACCCTCGTCGCGTGGCACGACGCCCCCGGCTCTTACGCGGAGCAGGTGGCGGTGGACCGCAACCGGCTCGTCGCGGTGCCGGAGGGCGTCGCGCCCGAGGTGGCGGCCTCGATGCTGCTGCAGGGCATGACGTCGCACTACCTCCTCCACGGCGTGCGCGAGACGGCCCCCGGGGACACGATGGTGGTCACCGCGGGCGCCGGCGGCGTCGGCCTCATCCTCACCCAAATGGCCGCCGCGGAGGAGGCGACGGTCTACTCGGTCGTCTCCACCGACGAGAAGGAGCGGCTCGCCTACGAGGCGGGCGCGGCGAAGGTGTTCCGCTACGGCCCGTCCCTCGCCGAGGAGATCAAGGCGGAAAACGGCGGGCGCGGCGTCGACGTGGTCTACGACGGCGTGGGCAAGGACACGTTCGAGATGTGCCTCGACGTCGCCCGCCCGCGCGGGCTCGTCTGCTCGTTCGGCTCGGCCTCGGGCGACGTGGAGCCGTTCAAGATCCAGGAGCTCAAGTCCCACGGCGCGCTCTTTCTCACGCGCCCCTCGCTCGCCCACTACGTGGCCACCGATGACGAGTTCCTCATGCGCGCCCAGGCCGTCACCCGCGCCGTCGAGGACGGCACGGTGAAGATCCGGGTCAACCCGCCCTACGAGCTAAAAAACGCCCGCCAGGCCCACGAGGACCTGCAGGCGCGTAGAACCACCGGCTCGGTGGTGCTGGCAGTTTAG
- a CDS encoding heme o synthase gives METIKAYFALTKPRVIELLLVAAIPAMLQADRGEVHPWLVLGTLLGGWMGAAAANTFNMVADYDIDQKMGRTRARPLVRHTVTKEKAAVFAWVMLVLSVLWLGLLCHSWLAAFFIVLTNFFYIFVYTKWLKRRTWQNVIWGGAAGCMPVLVGWAVIRDNVHDGSPDNWWQAVVMFMIIFFWTPPHTWALAMKYKDDYARAEVPMLPVVASAQETSRQIVIYSWLTVAVSLLLVPAASWIYPVVALASGIWFLVMATRLHQGIVRGENVKPLKLFILSNNYLAALFLGLSFDAVLGWQTVGELLF, from the coding sequence TTGGAGACCATCAAGGCATATTTCGCGTTGACGAAGCCGAGGGTCATTGAACTTCTCTTGGTCGCCGCGATCCCCGCGATGCTGCAGGCGGATCGCGGCGAGGTACACCCCTGGCTCGTGCTGGGCACGCTGCTCGGCGGCTGGATGGGCGCCGCGGCGGCGAACACCTTCAACATGGTCGCCGACTACGACATCGACCAGAAGATGGGCCGCACCCGCGCCCGCCCCCTCGTGCGCCACACCGTGACCAAGGAGAAGGCGGCGGTGTTCGCGTGGGTCATGCTCGTGCTCAGCGTGCTGTGGCTCGGGCTGCTGTGCCACTCCTGGCTCGCGGCGTTTTTCATCGTGCTCACGAACTTCTTCTACATCTTCGTGTACACGAAGTGGCTGAAGCGCCGCACCTGGCAAAACGTCATCTGGGGCGGCGCCGCGGGCTGCATGCCGGTGCTCGTCGGCTGGGCCGTGATCAGGGACAACGTCCACGACGGCTCGCCGGACAACTGGTGGCAGGCCGTCGTGATGTTCATGATCATCTTCTTCTGGACGCCGCCGCACACCTGGGCGCTGGCCATGAAGTACAAGGACGACTACGCGCGCGCCGAGGTGCCGATGCTGCCGGTCGTGGCCTCGGCGCAGGAGACGAGCCGCCAGATCGTCATCTACTCCTGGCTCACCGTGGCCGTCTCGCTGCTGCTCGTGCCGGCGGCGTCCTGGATCTACCCCGTGGTCGCCCTCGCCTCGGGCATCTGGTTCCTCGTCATGGCCACCCGCCTGCACCAAGGCATCGTTCGCGGCGAGAACGTCAAGCCGCTCAAGCTGTTCATCCTCTCGAACAACTACCTCGCGGCGCTCTTCCTCGGCCTCTCCTTCGACGCCGTGCTCGGCTGGCAGACGGTCGGCGAGCTGCTCTTCTAA
- the tkt gene encoding transketolase — protein MTLPPELQAMTKRNYPADWTETDTRAVDTARVLAADAVEHCGSGHPGTAMSLAPLAYTLFQRVMDVDPADKDWIGRDRFVLSNGHSSLTQYVQLYLGGFGLELEDLKSLRTWASKTPGHPEYNHTDHIEITTGPLGQGLASAVGMAMAARRERGLFDPDAPAGESPFDHFIYVVAGDGCLQEGVTSEASSLAGTQQLGNLILFWDDNRISIEDDTQIAFTEDVLKRYDAYGWQTLTVESGEDVAAIEAAVAEAQAETTKPTIIRVKTVIGYPAPNLMNTGAAHGAALGADEIRAVKEELGFDPAVDFPEEAEVIAHTRALRERAAAKHAAWNEKFDAWAAANPERKALLDRVSARELPEDWAKDFPTWEPDAKGLATRKASEAAIQAAAAALPELWGGSADLAGSNNTLIKGAPSFGPEAISTGKFQAEPYGRNLHFGIREHAMGAVMNGIALHGGTRVYGGTFLIFSEYLYPAIRVAALSGIDGYYVFTHDSIGLGEDGPTHQPVETLAALRAIPDLAVIRPADANETSAAWIAALEAKPQPKALALSRQNLPVLVGTKEKAFEGVARGAYVLVEESADTPDLIIMATGSEVQYAVEAAKILEAEGTATRVVSMPSMDWFMEQDDAYIDEILPRDVKARVSVEAATSMPWFRFLGEHGRAVSLEHFGASAPGAELFERFGFTTDNVVRTARDTLACVRENRSVATSVRVGDTESEPTRGDGK, from the coding sequence ATGACGCTGCCCCCCGAATTGCAGGCGATGACGAAGCGGAACTACCCCGCGGACTGGACGGAGACTGACACGAGGGCGGTGGATACGGCCAGGGTGCTCGCTGCCGACGCCGTTGAGCACTGCGGCTCCGGCCACCCGGGCACCGCGATGTCGCTCGCGCCGCTCGCCTACACGCTGTTCCAGCGCGTCATGGACGTCGACCCGGCGGACAAGGACTGGATTGGGCGCGACCGCTTCGTGCTCTCGAACGGCCACTCCTCGCTCACGCAGTACGTGCAGCTCTACCTCGGCGGCTTCGGCCTCGAGCTCGAGGACCTCAAGTCCCTGCGCACCTGGGCGTCGAAGACCCCGGGCCACCCGGAGTACAACCACACCGACCACATCGAGATCACCACCGGCCCGCTCGGCCAGGGGCTCGCCTCCGCGGTGGGCATGGCCATGGCAGCGCGGCGCGAGCGCGGCCTCTTTGACCCGGACGCCCCGGCCGGCGAGAGCCCGTTCGACCACTTCATTTACGTCGTCGCCGGCGACGGCTGCCTGCAGGAGGGCGTGACCTCCGAGGCGTCCTCGCTCGCCGGCACCCAGCAGCTGGGCAACCTCATCCTCTTCTGGGACGACAACCGCATCTCCATCGAGGACGACACCCAGATCGCGTTCACGGAGGACGTGCTCAAGCGTTACGACGCCTACGGCTGGCAGACGCTCACCGTCGAGTCCGGCGAGGACGTTGCCGCGATCGAGGCCGCCGTGGCCGAGGCGCAGGCGGAGACGACGAAGCCGACGATCATCCGGGTAAAGACCGTGATCGGCTACCCCGCCCCGAACCTCATGAACACCGGCGCGGCGCACGGCGCGGCCCTCGGCGCCGACGAAATCCGCGCCGTCAAGGAGGAGCTCGGCTTCGACCCAGCCGTCGACTTCCCCGAGGAGGCCGAGGTCATCGCCCACACCCGCGCACTGCGCGAGCGCGCCGCCGCGAAGCACGCCGCGTGGAACGAGAAGTTCGACGCGTGGGCCGCGGCGAACCCGGAGCGCAAGGCGCTGCTCGACCGCGTGAGCGCCCGCGAGCTCCCGGAGGACTGGGCGAAGGACTTCCCGACCTGGGAGCCGGACGCGAAGGGCCTGGCCACCCGTAAGGCGTCCGAGGCCGCGATCCAGGCCGCCGCGGCCGCGCTGCCCGAGCTGTGGGGCGGCTCCGCCGACCTCGCCGGCTCGAACAACACCCTGATCAAGGGCGCGCCGTCGTTCGGCCCGGAGGCGATCTCCACCGGCAAGTTCCAGGCGGAGCCGTACGGGCGCAACCTCCACTTCGGCATCCGCGAGCACGCGATGGGCGCGGTGATGAACGGCATCGCCCTCCACGGCGGAACCCGCGTCTACGGCGGCACGTTCCTCATCTTCTCTGAATACCTCTACCCCGCCATCCGCGTCGCGGCGCTTTCCGGCATCGACGGCTACTACGTGTTCACCCACGACTCGATCGGTCTCGGCGAGGACGGGCCGACCCACCAGCCGGTGGAGACCCTCGCCGCGCTGCGCGCCATCCCGGACCTCGCGGTGATCCGCCCGGCCGACGCGAACGAGACCTCCGCCGCCTGGATCGCGGCGCTCGAGGCGAAGCCGCAGCCGAAGGCGCTCGCCCTGTCGCGCCAGAACCTCCCGGTGCTCGTGGGCACGAAAGAGAAGGCGTTCGAGGGCGTCGCCCGCGGCGCGTACGTCCTAGTCGAGGAGTCTGCGGACACGCCCGACCTCATCATCATGGCCACCGGCTCCGAGGTGCAGTACGCCGTCGAGGCCGCGAAGATTCTCGAGGCGGAGGGCACCGCGACCCGCGTCGTGTCCATGCCGTCCATGGACTGGTTCATGGAGCAGGACGACGCGTACATCGACGAGATCCTGCCGCGCGACGTCAAGGCCCGCGTCTCGGTCGAGGCCGCGACGTCCATGCCGTGGTTCCGCTTCCTCGGCGAGCACGGCCGGGCGGTCTCGCTCGAGCACTTCGGCGCCTCCGCCCCGGGGGCGGAGCTGTTCGAACGCTTCGGCTTTACGACGGACAACGTTGTGCGCACCGCCCGCGACACCCTCGCGTGCGTGCGGGAGAACCGGAGCGTGGCCACAAGCGTGCGTGTCGGCGACACCGAGTCCGAGCCGACCCGCGGAGACGGAAAGTAG